A part of Campylobacter ureolyticus ACS-301-V-Sch3b genomic DNA contains:
- the hisD gene encoding histidinol dehydrogenase, translating to MKFLNSMDKDFDFEFNKLVNRSNLDMDSVEAIVKNIINEVKTDGDDALKEQILKFDKWEVKNNLKITQESMKKAYDDLDDNMKNTLKKAKNRIKSYHEKQLERSWLNFENDGSILGQKITPVDRAGLYIPGGKAAYPSSLLMNVIPAIVAGVKEIVVCTPAVGGKVNDLLLAAMYLLDIKEAFKVGGASAIGAMAYGTKSIPKVDVITGPGNIFVATAKKLVFGDVNIDMIAGPSEIGVIADDSSDPHLVAIDMLSQAEHDELASSFLVTNSINLAKKVKNEIYEILPNLKRYEIAKKSIEQKAAIIVAKDKCEVIKLINDLAVEHLEIQTTDANSYLPYIRHAGAIFLGHFTPEAMGDYAAGPNHTLPTGGSARFFSPLGVYNFLKRSSIISMSEKGFNEISEICMSLAEAEGLEAHKLSVKKRLK from the coding sequence ATGAAATTTTTAAATAGTATGGACAAAGATTTTGATTTTGAGTTTAATAAACTTGTAAATAGATCAAATTTGGATATGGATAGTGTTGAGGCAATAGTTAAAAACATCATCAACGAGGTAAAAACTGATGGTGATGATGCCCTAAAAGAGCAAATTTTAAAATTTGATAAATGGGAAGTAAAAAACAATCTTAAAATCACACAAGAAAGCATGAAAAAAGCTTATGATGACTTAGATGATAATATGAAAAATACTCTTAAAAAAGCTAAAAATAGGATTAAGTCATACCATGAAAAACAGCTTGAGAGATCTTGGCTTAATTTTGAAAACGATGGCTCTATTTTAGGTCAAAAAATAACACCTGTTGATAGAGCAGGTCTTTATATACCTGGAGGAAAGGCAGCATATCCAAGCTCACTTTTAATGAATGTAATCCCAGCTATCGTAGCTGGTGTTAAAGAAATAGTAGTTTGCACTCCAGCAGTTGGTGGGAAAGTAAATGATCTTTTGCTTGCTGCAATGTATTTGCTTGATATAAAAGAAGCTTTTAAAGTTGGCGGTGCAAGTGCGATTGGAGCGATGGCTTATGGTACAAAATCTATTCCAAAAGTCGATGTTATAACTGGCCCTGGAAATATCTTTGTTGCAACTGCAAAAAAACTTGTTTTTGGCGATGTAAATATCGATATGATAGCAGGACCAAGCGAGATAGGAGTTATTGCAGATGATAGCTCAGATCCACATTTAGTAGCTATAGATATGCTTTCTCAAGCTGAGCACGACGAACTTGCAAGTAGTTTTTTAGTAACAAATTCTATAAATTTAGCCAAAAAAGTTAAAAATGAAATTTATGAAATTTTACCAAATTTAAAAAGATATGAAATTGCTAAAAAAAGCATTGAGCAAAAAGCTGCTATCATAGTAGCAAAAGATAAGTGTGAAGTTATAAAATTAATAAATGATTTAGCGGTTGAGCATTTAGAAATTCAAACAACTGATGCAAATAGTTATTTACCATACATAAGACACGCTGGAGCGATATTTTTAGGACATTTTACACCTGAGGCAATGGGTGATTATGCAGCTGGACCAAACCATACTTTACCAACTGGTGGAAGTGCTAGATTTTTCTCTCCACTTGGGGTATATAATTTCTTAAAAAGAAGTTCAATAATTTCAATGAGTGAAAAAGGCTTTAATGAAATTTCAGAAATTTGCATGAGTTTGGCTGAGGCTGAAGGCTTAGAGGCTCACAAACTCTCAGTTAAAAAAAGACTAAAATAG
- a CDS encoding PstS family phosphate ABC transporter substrate-binding protein: MIKLLILIIAGILSFGICFVFFGLYVFVYSSGDYEGIVYALIILLIWLFFMKFFFNLLDTGKNYKKPLFICLLISLSFGVYTYFLEKDLHVKQVNTRINLGKFVPFIDINNPNLMHLSESNLKDKITLHNPNLASIKSDFKFKDNPPLIDGATALYPIYAAFVESIYPSSLKYYPCHAEDSIAKCSTTTGAYENLINQKVDIIFVAGASNEQLNLAKDKNVTMEFLEIGKEAFVFFVNSKNSLDNLSVDEVVKIYSGKITNYKEVGGKNAKILAFQRDKNSGSQTMLEKIMAGKELMQAPSTNVVGDMVGIVKSVGTYKNYKNALGFSFLYFTKEMIKSSDIKLLKINGVYPNSQSILNETYPFVGKFYAVTLKENKKESVKEFLEWLKSSEAKLIIQKTGYTPL, translated from the coding sequence TTGATAAAACTTTTGATTTTAATAATTGCTGGAATTTTATCTTTTGGAATTTGTTTTGTATTTTTTGGGCTTTATGTTTTTGTTTATAGTAGTGGTGATTATGAAGGTATTGTTTATGCCTTAATTATTTTACTTATTTGGTTATTTTTTATGAAATTTTTCTTTAACCTCCTAGATACTGGTAAAAACTATAAAAAACCGCTTTTTATCTGCCTTTTGATTTCCTTATCTTTTGGAGTTTATACATATTTTTTAGAAAAAGATCTGCATGTAAAACAGGTTAATACTAGGATTAATTTAGGTAAATTTGTCCCATTCATTGACATTAATAATCCAAATTTAATGCATTTAAGTGAGTCAAACTTAAAAGATAAAATAACTTTACACAATCCAAATTTGGCCTCTATAAAAAGTGATTTTAAATTTAAAGATAATCCACCGTTAATCGATGGTGCAACTGCACTTTACCCAATTTATGCTGCTTTTGTTGAAAGCATTTATCCTTCTAGTTTAAAATATTATCCTTGCCATGCTGAAGATAGCATAGCAAAATGTTCAACTACAACTGGAGCGTATGAAAATTTAATCAATCAAAAAGTTGATATTATTTTTGTTGCAGGTGCTTCTAACGAACAGCTAAATTTGGCAAAAGATAAAAATGTTACTATGGAGTTTTTAGAAATTGGTAAAGAGGCTTTTGTTTTCTTTGTAAATTCAAAAAATAGTTTGGATAATTTAAGCGTTGATGAGGTCGTTAAAATTTATTCAGGCAAAATTACAAATTATAAAGAAGTTGGTGGAAAAAATGCTAAAATTTTAGCATTTCAAAGAGATAAAAACTCAGGTTCTCAAACTATGCTTGAAAAGATAATGGCTGGCAAAGAGCTTATGCAAGCACCTTCTACAAATGTCGTTGGTGATATGGTTGGCATAGTTAAAAGTGTTGGAACTTATAAAAATTATAAAAACGCTTTAGGATTTTCATTTTTGTATTTTACTAAAGAAATGATAAAAAGCTCGGATATAAAACTACTTAAAATAAATGGAGTTTATCCAAACTCGCAAAGCATTTTAAATGAAACTTATCCATTTGTTGGTAAATTTTATGCAGTAACACTAAAAGAAAATAAAAAAGAAAGCGTTAAAGAATTTTTAGAGTGGTTAAAAAGTAGTGAAGCAAAACTCATAATTCAAAAGACAGGCTACACGCCACTATAA
- a CDS encoding OmpA family protein: protein MKIKKEQNDTFWIAYADLMAGLLFVFILLIGGIIVKYVLTQSSLKEKEADFLSTLASLKTQEQKNSELEELNKIFSNRLNELDIETNKLKEKNSLFIVEMESLKKIIDSLKDEKSDLNATLHQIYGDYEKERDLNKDLNNTLNENELKIAYLMEQISLKDASINKILNDLNITKNRIKNLSGISVRVIADIKEKLGNNVSIDPNTGALRLSSSVLFDKGSYALKDEAKESLKNTLSKYFEVLMQNDEIRENLDTIIIEGHTDSDGSYLFNLELSQLRAFSVMEFIASWNEDERLKKYLLASGRSFMSPVMKDGVEDKDASRRIEIKFVLSNKNTINEIQKILEYEN from the coding sequence ATGAAAATAAAAAAAGAGCAAAATGATACTTTTTGGATAGCGTATGCCGATCTTATGGCGGGGCTTTTATTTGTTTTTATACTTTTAATAGGTGGAATTATTGTAAAATATGTTTTAACTCAAAGCAGTCTTAAAGAAAAAGAAGCTGACTTTTTAAGCACACTTGCGAGTTTAAAAACTCAAGAGCAAAAAAACTCAGAGCTTGAGGAGTTAAATAAAATTTTTAGCAATAGATTAAATGAGCTTGATATAGAAACTAACAAATTAAAAGAAAAAAACTCACTTTTTATAGTTGAAATGGAGAGTTTAAAAAAAATAATTGATAGCTTAAAAGATGAAAAATCAGATCTTAATGCAACTCTTCATCAAATTTATGGAGATTATGAAAAAGAGCGTGATTTAAATAAAGACTTAAATAATACTCTAAATGAAAATGAGCTTAAAATAGCTTATTTAATGGAGCAAATTTCATTAAAAGATGCAAGTATTAACAAAATTTTAAATGATTTAAATATTACAAAAAATCGTATAAAAAATTTAAGTGGGATTAGCGTAAGAGTTATAGCTGATATTAAAGAAAAACTTGGAAATAACGTAAGTATCGATCCAAATACTGGAGCTTTAAGACTCTCATCATCTGTTTTGTTTGATAAGGGATCATATGCTTTAAAAGATGAAGCAAAAGAAAGTCTTAAAAATACCCTAAGCAAATATTTCGAAGTTTTAATGCAAAACGATGAAATTAGAGAAAATTTAGACACAATTATCATTGAAGGACACACAGATAGTGATGGAAGTTATCTTTTTAATCTTGAGCTTTCTCAGCTTAGAGCATTTTCGGTTATGGAGTTTATAGCCTCTTGGAACGAAGATGAAAGGTTAAAAAAATATCTTTTAGCAAGTGGAAGAAGCTTTATGTCGCCAGTGATGAAAGATGGTGTTGAAGATAAAGATGCAAGTAGAAGAATTGAGATAAAATTTGTATTATCTAATAAAAATACAATTAATGAAATTCAAAAGATTTTAGAATATGAAAATTGA
- a CDS encoding class I SAM-dependent methyltransferase — translation MQDVKKSYDDVPYMSKVYKESLPENSYLAGLLYGLKMPEIGSARVLELACSMGGNIIPFALNHKNAKVVGVDISSIHIQKAKNLANELNIANIEFYEKNILDIDKSFGEFDYIIAHGVYSWVSYDIKDKILQIFDECLAPNGVAYLSYNTYPGWKGKEILRDIMLYRMEDKEQNNPDLKLELGFDTLAFLKNNSVPGIAKTAIDEYYDDLKLRSKSYILHEYFEETNRPNYFYEVVNSAKKHNLEFLSEANFKNSIFPPITDELKKALNSECNGDRVRFEQFIDFIIDRTFRRSLFVKHEFSKKIDTNFNIKFKDLDSLFVSGNFKYDADKGLYINLKSGAFMPKNMFELFEELSAIYPSNLNVAEFMKEYRKTHSDDDVSNFYLNLAYLIISKELAFSFEKVTFDKSIKEKPKLNTIFLKLLDFTKTNGHTTGFFNKFYDNIEINKDVDYDFLPLFDGKKDENDLVNELIKLENSGKFKFVLEGSVVNSKKMVNLMAKRYTKEKIDTLFNIGILE, via the coding sequence ATGCAAGATGTTAAAAAATCATACGATGATGTGCCTTATATGTCAAAAGTTTATAAAGAAAGTTTACCTGAAAATTCATATCTAGCAGGACTTTTATACGGTTTAAAGATGCCAGAAATAGGCTCTGCTAGAGTTTTAGAGTTGGCATGCTCAATGGGAGGAAATATCATACCTTTTGCATTAAATCATAAAAATGCAAAAGTTGTAGGCGTTGATATTTCAAGTATTCATATTCAAAAAGCTAAAAATTTAGCAAATGAATTAAATATTGCAAATATAGAATTTTATGAAAAAAATATTTTGGATATTGATAAAAGCTTTGGTGAGTTTGACTATATCATAGCTCATGGTGTTTATAGTTGGGTAAGTTATGATATAAAAGACAAAATTTTACAAATTTTTGATGAGTGTTTAGCACCAAATGGTGTTGCGTATTTATCTTATAATACCTATCCTGGCTGGAAAGGAAAAGAAATTTTAAGAGATATTATGCTTTATAGAATGGAAGATAAAGAGCAAAATAACCCAGACTTAAAACTTGAGCTTGGTTTTGATACCTTAGCTTTTCTTAAAAATAATTCAGTTCCAGGCATCGCAAAAACAGCTATTGATGAGTATTATGATGATTTAAAATTAAGAAGTAAAAGTTATATTTTACATGAGTATTTTGAAGAGACAAATAGGCCAAATTATTTTTATGAAGTTGTAAATAGTGCTAAAAAACATAATTTAGAGTTTTTATCTGAAGCAAATTTTAAAAACTCTATCTTTCCACCAATTACAGATGAACTAAAAAAAGCTTTAAATAGTGAATGTAATGGTGATAGAGTTAGGTTTGAGCAATTTATTGATTTTATTATTGATAGGACTTTTAGAAGAAGCCTGTTTGTAAAACATGAGTTTTCAAAAAAAATAGATACAAATTTTAACATTAAATTTAAAGATTTAGATAGCTTATTTGTAAGTGGAAATTTTAAATATGACGCAGATAAAGGGTTATATATAAATTTAAAAAGTGGTGCTTTTATGCCTAAAAATATGTTTGAATTATTTGAAGAATTAAGCGCAATATATCCATCAAATTTAAATGTTGCTGAGTTTATGAAAGAGTATAGAAAAACTCATAGTGATGATGATGTTAGTAATTTTTATTTAAACTTAGCATATCTCATAATCTCAAAAGAGTTAGCATTTAGTTTTGAAAAAGTAACTTTTGATAAGAGCATAAAAGAAAAACCAAAACTAAATACTATATTTTTAAAACTTTTAGATTTTACAAAAACAAATGGTCACACCACTGGGTTTTTCAATAAATTTTATGACAATATAGAAATTAACAAAGATGTAGATTATGATTTTTTACCTTTATTTGATGGTAAAAAAGATGAAAATGATCTTGTAAATGAGCTTATAAAACTTGAAAATAGTGGTAAATTTAAATTTGTCCTAGAAGGAAGTGTTGTAAATTCTAAAAAAATGGTAAATTTAATGGCAAAAAGATATACCAAAGAAAAAATTGATACTCTGTTTAATATTGGTATTTTAGAGTAG
- the galU gene encoding UTP--glucose-1-phosphate uridylyltransferase GalU codes for MIETCLFPAAGYGTRFLPATKSLPKEMLPILTKPLIHYGVDEALEAGMRNMAFVTGRGKRALEDYFDLSYELEDQISGTSKEHLLKEVRDLMQNCRFSFTRQRQMRGLGDAINKGKILVGDEPFGVVLADDLCINENGEGVMAQMLSVFEKYRASIVAVMEVDNKDTDKYGIIEGRYIEDDLLIVNNMVEKPDPKEAKSNLAIIGRYILTPNIFNFIEATKPGKNGEIQITDALLKQANEGIVLAYKFKGKRFDCGSLDGFVEATNYFYNKLKNGKSSNGGK; via the coding sequence ATGATAGAAACTTGTCTTTTTCCAGCAGCTGGTTATGGAACTAGATTTTTGCCAGCTACAAAATCACTTCCAAAAGAAATGTTACCTATACTTACAAAACCACTAATTCATTACGGAGTTGATGAGGCATTAGAGGCTGGAATGCGCAATATGGCTTTTGTAACAGGGCGCGGTAAAAGAGCTTTGGAAGATTATTTTGATTTAAGCTATGAGCTTGAAGATCAAATTTCAGGCACAAGTAAAGAGCATTTGCTAAAAGAAGTTAGAGATTTGATGCAAAATTGTAGATTTTCATTTACCAGACAAAGACAGATGAGGGGGCTAGGAGATGCCATTAATAAAGGTAAAATTTTAGTTGGAGATGAGCCTTTTGGTGTAGTTTTAGCTGATGATTTATGTATAAATGAAAATGGCGAGGGAGTAATGGCTCAAATGCTTAGCGTATTTGAAAAATACCGCGCTTCGATTGTTGCTGTTATGGAAGTGGATAATAAAGACACAGATAAATATGGAATTATCGAGGGAAGATATATTGAAGATGATTTATTAATAGTAAATAACATGGTTGAAAAACCAGATCCTAAAGAGGCAAAAAGCAATCTTGCAATTATTGGAAGATATATATTAACGCCAAATATTTTCAATTTTATAGAGGCTACAAAACCTGGTAAAAATGGTGAAATTCAAATAACAGATGCACTTTTAAAGCAGGCCAATGAAGGCATTGTTTTAGCATACAAATTTAAAGGTAAAAGATTTGATTGTGGCTCTTTGGATGGCTTTGTTGAGGCGACAAATTATTTTTATAATAAATTAAAAAATGGTAAAAGCTCAAATGGTGGTAAATAG
- a CDS encoding GGDEF domain-containing protein, with protein MKKSDEIIKDIQNRNNNYLIMINDFGVSLAKNSLSFFEVQSFFKNLANYAAHQFDDLRQIFDEFEIDKRQVESHIKNQKTFLNEVNYMCSYINDDIYKIKSLFNFLIFWSEIEVSNQNFLLFKQVELIKKGMTPNAAYELMSLYDNTSFARTINNFINTLIQKNDELSQSNAALQIKLNKTTKKLDALNKELDAFPVTDSVTNLPNRTQALKALNILFKEENKNAGVLLFSLTSYNDMIDQLGYEVTNNIFLAIIRIIKNSMRSDDLIYSMKKDELMIISQNLNEASAINISNILIERITKNTVLNTLLGSFDKLSVNIGIALFQSVSDIDDLLILADRKLKNAKTMGKNRIEI; from the coding sequence ATGAAAAAAAGTGATGAAATCATAAAAGATATACAAAATAGAAACAATAATTATTTAATTATGATAAATGACTTTGGTGTAAGCTTGGCTAAAAATAGCTTATCATTTTTTGAAGTTCAATCTTTTTTTAAAAATTTAGCAAATTATGCAGCACATCAATTTGATGATTTAAGACAAATTTTTGATGAGTTTGAAATAGACAAAAGACAAGTTGAATCTCATATTAAAAATCAAAAAACATTTTTAAATGAAGTCAATTATATGTGTTCATATATAAATGATGATATTTACAAAATAAAATCACTTTTTAATTTTTTGATATTTTGGTCAGAAATTGAAGTAAGTAACCAAAATTTCTTACTCTTTAAGCAAGTTGAACTTATAAAAAAAGGAATGACTCCAAATGCTGCTTACGAGCTAATGAGCCTTTATGATAATACAAGCTTTGCAAGAACTATTAATAATTTTATAAATACATTAATTCAAAAAAATGATGAACTTTCACAAAGCAATGCGGCACTACAAATAAAACTTAATAAAACAACAAAAAAATTGGATGCTTTAAATAAAGAACTTGATGCTTTTCCAGTAACAGATTCAGTTACAAATTTACCAAATAGAACTCAAGCTTTAAAGGCTTTAAATATTTTATTTAAAGAAGAAAATAAAAATGCGGGGGTATTATTGTTTTCTCTAACAAGTTATAATGACATGATAGATCAACTTGGATACGAAGTAACAAATAATATATTTTTAGCAATCATAAGAATTATAAAAAACTCAATGCGAAGTGATGATTTAATTTACTCTATGAAAAAAGATGAACTTATGATAATTTCCCAAAATTTAAATGAAGCAAGTGCAATTAATATATCAAATATACTAATAGAAAGAATTACAAAAAACACCGTTTTAAATACACTTCTTGGAAGCTTTGATAAACTTAGTGTAAATATTGGCATAGCCTTATTTCAATCAGTTTCAGATATTGATGATTTACTAATTTTAGCAGATAGAAAACTTAAAAATGCCAAGACTATGGGAAAAAATAGAATTGAAATTTAG
- a CDS encoding Dps family protein, translated as MNKVVEQLNQIQADALALSIQFHNYHWNVKGNQFLDIHKYTEEAYDDMGELFDEAAERAIQIGGKAIVCPKDIIEKSKTPKVKKDSFTCKEVVELIKKDYEYLLGEFKKLAKLSDEAGDRATGAICDDYIGKYEKTLWMLSATLA; from the coding sequence ATGAATAAAGTCGTAGAACAACTTAACCAAATTCAAGCAGACGCTTTAGCTTTAAGCATTCAATTTCACAATTATCACTGGAATGTAAAAGGAAACCAATTTTTAGATATCCATAAATATACTGAAGAAGCTTATGATGATATGGGTGAATTATTTGATGAGGCAGCCGAAAGGGCTATCCAAATTGGTGGAAAAGCAATAGTTTGTCCAAAAGATATAATTGAAAAATCAAAAACTCCAAAAGTAAAAAAAGATTCTTTTACTTGTAAAGAAGTAGTTGAATTAATTAAAAAAGATTATGAGTATCTACTAGGTGAGTTCAAAAAATTAGCAAAATTAAGTGATGAGGCAGGAGATAGAGCAACAGGAGCGATTTGCGATGACTACATTGGCAAATACGAAAAAACTCTTTGGATGCTTTCTGCAACACTTGCTTAA
- a CDS encoding MotA/TolQ/ExbB proton channel family protein: MESKNEITDEFSLLKESKRSLFGVYIKIVFIPVLVFLIFLSGYLNYISLKVESHSIIMLGFLLFIALIFARHNAEYGCCLFESRSDIFKDELKKYIMSHLMVVGNRKKSNAPFESFSDSFTNNLRNENYASVAAGVFPMLGILGTFISIAISMPHFSSTNINSLEAEIAQLLGGVGTAFYVSIYGIFLALWWIYFEKKGLSRFESIIYRYKNVTKNFFWEKDEISQSLMSEILNQNEKVANSFETVFNTEFTKNLRTAMKENFHTFEEMLELQKNSLKITSSNLNETISLFTNIGEISKNINKDFEKMLNSFSKLVDDTNEIYVNLSVQFEKLLSFNDKRDINLQDLADKLIYSLEEFKTSLENFNKKILNEQNETQNIFKQSVIKSVDEIKKVVGSLKKEKNTNTNIIEELKISLDNVEKKDSKK; this comes from the coding sequence ATGGAAAGTAAAAATGAAATAACTGATGAGTTTAGTCTATTAAAAGAGTCTAAAAGATCTCTTTTTGGAGTTTATATAAAAATAGTTTTTATTCCTGTTTTAGTATTTTTAATTTTTCTATCAGGATATCTAAATTATATAAGCTTAAAAGTAGAATCTCACTCTATCATTATGCTTGGATTTTTACTTTTCATAGCTTTGATTTTTGCAAGGCATAATGCAGAATATGGATGTTGTTTATTTGAAAGCAGAAGTGATATTTTCAAAGATGAGCTTAAAAAATACATAATGAGCCATTTAATGGTCGTTGGAAATAGAAAAAAATCAAACGCACCTTTTGAGAGTTTTAGCGATAGCTTTACAAATAATTTAAGAAATGAAAACTACGCCTCTGTTGCAGCTGGCGTTTTTCCTATGCTTGGAATTTTAGGAACTTTTATAAGTATAGCCATCTCAATGCCACATTTTTCATCAACCAATATAAACTCACTTGAAGCAGAAATAGCTCAGCTTCTAGGAGGAGTTGGAACAGCTTTTTATGTTTCTATTTATGGTATATTTTTGGCTTTGTGGTGGATATATTTTGAAAAAAAAGGTTTAAGTAGATTTGAAAGTATTATTTATAGATATAAAAATGTGACTAAGAATTTCTTTTGGGAAAAAGATGAAATTTCGCAAAGTCTTATGAGTGAAATACTAAATCAAAATGAAAAAGTCGCAAATAGTTTTGAAACTGTTTTCAATACTGAATTTACTAAAAATTTACGCACCGCTATGAAAGAGAATTTTCACACATTTGAAGAGATGCTTGAATTGCAAAAAAACTCTTTAAAAATAACTTCATCAAATTTAAACGAAACAATTTCGCTATTTACAAATATTGGTGAAATTTCAAAAAATATCAATAAAGACTTTGAAAAGATGTTAAACTCATTTTCTAAATTAGTCGATGATACAAATGAAATTTATGTAAATTTGTCAGTACAGTTTGAAAAGCTTTTATCGTTTAATGATAAGCGTGATATAAATTTGCAAGATTTAGCCGATAAGCTTATTTATAGTTTAGAGGAGTTTAAGACTAGCTTGGAAAATTTTAACAAGAAAATTTTAAACGAGCAAAATGAAACACAAAACATATTTAAACAAAGTGTTATAAAAAGCGTTGATGAGATAAAAAAAGTTGTGGGTAGCTTAAAAAAAGAAAAAAATACTAATACAAATATTATAGAAGAGCTTAAAATTTCACTTGATAATGTGGAGAAAAAAGACTCTAAAAAATAA
- a CDS encoding glucose-6-phosphate isomerase: MVVNSLKFSKVDRNLIEEYAKRINLEFKEGNIGYFHLPKTGLDVLDEVKEFIKNKEFDDLVVVGMGGSSLGTKAVCKLLGNKKIRINFLDNLDFYSFSNIVNSLKFDKTLFFIVSKSGTTIETITIFKKIISKFEVKTFSKNFVFITDHGSNLEKLAKDLDVKVFNIPSNVGGRFSVLSPSTTVILEILGYDVKEFLNGASKCANEFFIEKDDTILQKAYHYATHKKAKINVLFSYLDRFKSFNNWYVQLWAESLGKKKEYKRFGLTPVALIGSRDQHSFLQLIMDGIKDKTVTFIRVLEEEIDKNKINLGLKYLESCDFVNGYSMSEILNLQCESTMQAVINEGISVDLIELNKLDEWHVGYLLYYYMLLTSAVGVMLDINTYDQPGVEIGKRILKTLISK, encoded by the coding sequence ATGGTGGTAAATAGTTTAAAATTCAGTAAAGTTGATAGAAATTTAATTGAAGAGTATGCAAAACGGATAAATTTAGAATTTAAAGAGGGAAATATTGGCTATTTCCATCTTCCTAAAACTGGACTTGATGTTTTAGATGAGGTTAAAGAATTTATAAAAAATAAAGAATTTGATGATTTGGTTGTTGTTGGGATGGGTGGGTCATCACTTGGAACAAAGGCAGTTTGCAAACTTTTAGGAAATAAAAAAATAAGAATAAATTTTTTAGATAATTTAGATTTTTATAGTTTTTCGAATATTGTAAATTCTTTAAAATTTGATAAAACACTTTTTTTTATTGTTTCAAAATCAGGCACCACAATAGAAACAATTACTATATTTAAAAAAATTATTTCCAAATTTGAGGTTAAAACCTTTAGTAAAAATTTTGTTTTTATAACAGATCATGGTTCAAATTTGGAAAAACTCGCAAAAGATCTTGATGTTAAAGTTTTTAATATACCATCAAACGTAGGTGGGCGATTTAGTGTTTTAAGTCCATCAACAACTGTTATTTTAGAGATTTTAGGATACGATGTAAAAGAGTTTTTAAATGGTGCTTCAAAATGTGCAAATGAGTTTTTTATAGAAAAAGATGATACTATTTTGCAAAAAGCATATCATTACGCAACACATAAAAAAGCAAAAATAAATGTACTTTTTAGTTACTTGGATCGTTTTAAAAGCTTTAATAATTGGTATGTGCAACTTTGGGCTGAAAGTCTTGGTAAGAAAAAAGAGTATAAAAGATTTGGTTTAACACCTGTTGCATTGATTGGAAGTAGGGATCAGCACTCATTTTTACAGCTTATTATGGATGGCATAAAGGATAAAACTGTAACTTTTATAAGAGTTTTAGAAGAAGAAATCGATAAAAATAAAATAAATTTAGGTTTAAAATATCTAGAAAGCTGCGATTTTGTAAATGGATACTCTATGAGTGAAATTTTAAATCTCCAGTGTGAGTCAACAATGCAAGCTGTGATAAATGAGGGAATTAGCGTTGATTTAATAGAATTAAACAAGCTTGATGAGTGGCATGTTGGATATTTGCTTTATTACTATATGCTTTTAACAAGCGCAGTTGGGGTTATGCTTGATATAAATACTTATGATCAACCAGGGGTTGAGATTGGTAAAAGAATTTTAAAAACTTTAATTTCTAAATAA